DNA from Garra rufa chromosome 5, GarRuf1.0, whole genome shotgun sequence:
ATCTGTCTTTCACATTTTAAaagttattatataaaatatattttttttttttacttccagaACATGGTTATTTCatcatccaccttatttttttaatgtacttGTAGCTTGAATGTGCAAGGCTTCCGGTATCATCTTTCAGTTATTTTCATTGTACAAAAGCCTTTGTtaagctgcttgatattgcaaaatggtattttatcatatttaaatCTCTGATTTCTTAGGTCCTATATTTGTTCTGGTAAAACCAGAAATGTTCTCAAGAATTGACAACAAGACTGTTGAGGGAAGTGTTTTTACAAATACTTCTTCCTCATAAGTAAGGAATCGAAGTAGAGGAGTGTAAATTTCCTTACGAAGGAACTGGCAATAATTTCTCTGCCAAGTAAATGACTAATGTGACATTATTCCAAatccacaatattttttttttccccatatgAAAGgcaaaacaatatttttatttacatagtTGTCCATGCAACCACAAATCATGGTGATCAGGTCTGTCAGTCTTTATAGTGACCATGAAATCAAAAAAGATAACTtgtattaatttatgcaatttaacgttatgtgtttatttttttaatcaaagtacCCTAAAAGTGTGTGAAAAGCCTTTAAACAGTGTGTAAACAGATATTTCATAAGAATTTAAAATCATAAATCGTATTTCTGATTTGTTAGGTCCTATACTTGTTCTGTTGAATCCAGAAATTACCTCAGGAATTGGCAACAGACTGTTGAAGGaagtattttaaaaaacatttcttccTCAGAAGTAGTAAAGGAATCGTTAATGACCCAGAATCATTAAGAAGAAATCGGAAGTAGAATCCTTACGATTCGCATCCTTATTTTTACAGACTAGCAGGTACACTCGGTTGTGTTCCCTTGGCGTGTATCATATTTGCTCACAGACTTTCTTGTTAGACTGCCAATGATGGCCTGAATATCTCGACCTCTTAGTCATAGTCTGCAGCACATATCGAGCTGTCAATTCTACACGACGGCTGTGTGTCAAACCACCCCAGTGGGCTTTTCCCTATCGAGGACGTATTTGTGAGGCATCACCGGCGGGTCTGTAACACCTAAAATGCAATGAAGGCAGGCGGCTCACGATGTTTTGACATACAGCCGACATCTAGCTGCTTGTGTTAGCTACGAGCTCCAATCTGAACGTCACGTATCATTATCACAAAAACATCTGGGACCATGCAACGCGAGCAGCTATGCGGCTTACTAGTTATACAACCATCCTCAAACAGACAAATACGACCTTTTAAGCGATTAACGTAAAACAAGCTGGAAATCTCAAACTCACCATTTTGCCCCCGCGAGTGCGCACGACAGCTGCAGGCGGCTAACGCTAACAGACTCGAGCCTAACGGGCCTGAGCGACAAACACACAGCTGACAGCGGTATATGAGTGCACAACACTCCTTCCCATTATTTGCAGGTGCGCTATATTCTCAAAACAGGGTTTTATTTTGTCTTAGCGTCTGTAGCGAGCTGCTGGTTGACGGAAACTGACTGTGGATGTCTTCTGTGTTTAGGAACCAGCAGAACCAATCGCGTTACTTTCACTTCTCTACGCACGCCCCGATCACGCAAGGCGGGGCTTAGCAAACGTAGAAATCCTGTCATTGGCTTATGTAACACTACGCGTGCTGTGATTGGACAACGCTCCTGTCAATTACGCTGATGGCTGACTGGTGTTGAAATGTGGCGGGCGGCAATATAAAGTCGTGAAGATGACAATTAATATGTAAGGATATCCAAAAGAATCCTGATGTGATGAACATAAGTGTGTGTTGATGGGTTTTCTAGCCATCTGGTGAGAATAtcaagtgttttgtttttaagaTGTTTAACGTAGCGTTCTTATCTCTTTTTAATAACGTTGTTGATTGTGTTCTTAAACTCTGTCTAGGTAATCATGGTGATCTTGAGAGAAGGGATCTGCCCTGGAATAAACGAGGAATTCATTAAGGCTTTACAGTCAGAGGATATCAAAACAGGTGGTGACAATAATCATTACACTCACAGCAACATGTAGTTTTTTAGTTCATTTCATCCTTACAGCACTAACAAGATGTTTTATAGGAGCTTTTAGAAGGTTAAACCGTCTACCACAACGACAtcgaattaaaaatgtaaaaataaataagtccAGAATATATAACAAGAGAGAAAGTCTGTTGACCTTTGGACAAAGAATTACAAGGTTAAAAAACAAGCATTGATTAATAATTTACAATAAGACCAATAACATGCACACAAAAAATTCATGTTATCTTAAAATTGACACACACttgtgcggccatattggagatactcagatgttaACAACAGCATTCATTGCAcgattaatgtactactgaatatgttgttctgctgatttatgctgtctaaaccacagaagaaatgtgtggaagctgctagattttatagagaaggactttgtaagcaggaaagggcgcaatgttttgacaaactaaagtattaattaagttattagcctaacatttcacctacctgaatggaaataagaacaaacaggaatgtcaagattcttgccctggaaatcctggttcagcttggccaaccacaaacagtTTTTTCACTCTTCTACttaatttataacttttggcagtctatagtactccaaatgttttttcagcagcaataatcagcaaaatctgcgagtttcgttcggttcagtggcatcgTTTACGTTCATTGCCGCCAATATGGGCGACTGAAGAAGCATCATTAGAACATTCTATCAACTCAGTCCAGAAACATGTCAAATTCCAAATGGTATTTTGTCTTTGACTTCCTCAGTGGAGGGGGAAAATCCTTAATGAATCATTAATCCCTAATGAATTAATTTTTGGtctgtttctcacaaaaaaaatgtGACAATGGAAAAATAACAgcagggtttggaacgacaaatAAATAATGAGAGTACAATACATTGAAGGACTGTTTTCTTTACTAAATAACTGGTTTTGGTCTTGTAATACTTGTGGTCTTGTTTAATTCTTTCAGTTGAGGACTTTGTCTCATGCAATCCAGAAGAACTTGCACAAAAGTGTTCATTGTCTTACAAGGTATGTGGAATGACTACATTAGTGTGCAAGTTTTCTTACTCTAGCTAAAGCCTATTCAGGCCTCACCTTTATTTACCACTAGAGGGACAGTGTAACTAAAGTAAACAAAGTTAGCTAACTAAATACTGTCCATGTTATCTTTCAGGCTCTAGTAGCTGTTCGACGTGTGCTTCTGACTCAATACACAGCTTTTCCCGTCTCAGGAGCTGATCTCTATGAGGAACTCTTGAGCTCCACAGCAATATTGTCCACCGGCAATCCCAGGTCACACACATATATGTGAAGGAATCATAATTTAGTTCATAGGATTCCtgtaaacctgtgatactttgtaggattctttgatgttaaaaagaacagcgtttattcaaaatagaaatcttttaatcaaataaatgcaaccttgataagcagaaagggctttttaaaaaaacaaagtcTTAATGATCCTAaaattttgaacagcagtgtacagtgaggtcaatgagtatttgatcaccctgtgattttgcaagttctctcaCTTTGAAATCATGGAGGgttctacaattttcagcataggtgcatttccactgtgagagacagaatctaaaaataaaaatccaggaAATCAcactgtttgattttttttttttttttttgaacaatttatttgtgaattactgtgtcaaataagtatttgttcACTTGAGGAACAGAAGCCTTTGCCTTTGTTGtttctgtagttcttcaccaggtttgcacacactgcaggagggattttggcccactcctccatacagatcttctctagatctgtcaggtttcaggGCTGTCACTGAGCAACatagagtttcagctccctccaaagattttctattgaatttaggtctggagactggctaggccactccagaaccttgatatgtttcttacggagccactccttggttttcctggctgtgtgctttgggtcattgtcatgttggaagacccagccacgacccatctttaatgctctgactgagggaaggaggtttttgcccaatatgtcacaatacattagggttgcacggtataccggtactacgatagtatcgcgatactaaagcttaaaaatacccgcggtgccattgcatttttgaaacggtagtatcgtccaCAAGGTAGTACCGtaagatatgttgtatgcacggcaggaacactgttttaaacgttcatttgaacatgcacaccagcagaaacattacaagttgattgctaaaatgtctttctgctgtgcgtTGCGTAGTACAGGCTGTCTCTACGCTTCATATGGTATTCAGCGTTTCCCaacgcttcagttcagtttgaaatgagaagttgcGCGCGCACGTCGTTGTTCATGCTGCAGCttatcagaagagagggtctgattcagaccgtctgatgttatttaaaaaatagcatttcaAGAATCAACTActcaacatcaaaatattttactagaAAGAATTTTTCGTCGTGCCCACTCTTAGAACACgtgtaataattcgtttctggaagcatctttgcaagcacgaatgcaattccattcattaacgTAGTGGCTTTGCACTTGGTACTTTGGTActcattgtatatatatttttttcaacattataaatgaatacgTTTTAGTATACAAGTTGATAACTTGGAAATTTCAAGATATGCGAGCAAAAAATGCTCTTGACAGTTCAGCACGATGAGCAAGACGAGCaagatgtttttgtttcgtttctgtgttcgaatccaAATCCGCATTGGTTTgggtgaatcactgattcactaagccattcaaaaaacagtcatttgatccacttctgaatgattcagacgttttgaaagaatcgtttgaacgactcagtgattcaatcatgaacattgctgccatctgctggcggttttaagtttcccatcatattcagagttttgtatttaaagcATTAATCTTATactattatttatgcaattataagtacagtctaaatgtataaataccacatctaaaagTCACTCCATaaagcttctgtgcagtgctcagatgagttttgtttacatgatttttaatggataacaatagccagtcatcCATTCACATTGATggagtattcagagaaaaatcttgtctgttttcatttacatctttttatttatgaaattgattcattttatagaattgaattttaaatgaatgaatactcatggtatcgcgatactacttggtatcgtgatacttcaattggtatagtatcgtaagtcatttttatggtatcgtgacaaccctacaatacatggccccgttcatcctctccttaatacagtgcagtcgtcctgtcccctgtgcagaaaaacacccccagagcatgatgcttccagccccatgcttcactgtaggtatggtattattgggatgatactcatcattatTCTTCTTCcaaatggagttaagaccaaaaagttttactttggtctcatctgaccacaggactttctcccatgactcctctggatcatccagatggtccctggcaaacttcagacgggcctggacatgggctgacttaagcaggggaaccttccgtgcgatCCAAGATTTTAAACaatgacgtcttagtgtattactgatagtagccttgaaaacgatggtcccagctctcttcacggcattgaccaactcctcccgtgtagttctgggctgattcttcaccattcttagcatcattgatacccttCGAGGAGAGATCTTCtgtggggccccagtccgagggacactgacagtcatcattagcctcttccattttctgacaattgctccaacagttgttcttttttcaccaagttccttggcaattgccccgtagccctttccagctttgtgaaggtctacaattttgtctcttgtgtcttttgacagctctttggttttgcccatgttgctagttagactttggctgattgtggggtgctactaatttagaatcatgagcagagtgtagctggactatttaaaagcaaaataacaggtctttgagggtcagaaatctggctgataaacaagtgatcaaatacttatttgacacagtaattcacataaattgttaaatacaaattacaatgtgatttccggatttttatttttagattctgtctctcacagtggaaatgcacctatgctgaaaactgtagacccctccatgatttctaagtaagagaacttgcaaaatcacagggtgatcaaatacttattgacctcactgtatgtaTGCATTTTATATTAAGGTTCTGTGCAAAATTCTGCTGTCTTGTCTTCAGTTTGGATAAGCTGTTGGATTCTGGGCTATACACGGGGGAAATAACTGAGCTGACAGGAAGTCCAGGGAGCGGGAAAACACAGGTGATCTTTTGTCTTGGAACCTCTTCTCAGTTTCTTAATCCAGCCTGCTATTATTACCTATTTGGGTTGGGTGGGCAAATAGATGAGTGTTCAATAATGCTCTGTGTCTTTCAATCACTTTGTAGGTGTGTTTTAGTGTTGCAGTTAATATATCCCACCAGCTGAAGAAGACTGTTTTATATATTGACACAAAGGGTAGCATGTGTGCAAACCGACTGCTCCAGATGCTACAAACCAAGACCCCTAATATGGAGGAGCAGGTAATTAAAGTTCTTTGTGTTGTTGTTTGTTCAATTGTTCCAAATAAACAACATTTGTGTCAATGTTGATTCCTTTAAACTATATCATATTGCATCATACTGTGCTCCAGTAGTTGTTTTTCCTTTTCAATACATAGACGGAGGCACTTCAAAAAATCAAGGTGTTCAGAGTATTTGATGTCTTCTCTTTGCTCGCTTGTCTTCAGCATCTGAGATCGAATGGCCTTCAGAAGGTAAGTATTATTCTGTGTAAAAGACTGTtgatagaaatgttttttttgtagCAGAACTCTTGAATGTGCCCTAGGCGTCTGTTGGAGGTGGTTCAGTCAAAGCATTGATGGTGGATTCAGTCTCTGCTGTGCTCTCATCCTTGCTCGGAGGAAAACAGAATGAGGGTATTTGTTTACAGTATTGCATAATACACTATCATAATGTTCTGGTCTAATTAGCATATTAAGCATTAGATGTCACAGTGCTGATGTTTTGCATCAGGTATGTCCTTGCTGATGCAAGTTGCTGGAGAGCTGAAGATGATCGCCAAAGACTTCAACATTGCTGTCCTGGTATATACTTTTCTATTTCCTGTTaggaaaaaaaatggaaatgttACTGGAAATTTTTAAAATGGTAGGTCCATTTGGTCTGaatgaaaataaatttaaagggatagtttatcaaaaaatgaaaattctgtcaataattactcaccctcatgttgttccaaacccataagaccttggtttaccttcagaacacaaattaaggtatttttgatgaaacctgagcgctttctgactctgcatagacagcaacacacctgacacattcaaggcccagaaaggtagtaaaaacattgttaaaataatccatgtgacttcagtggttcaactgtaatgttatgaagctacaagaatacttcaaagaatacaaaaataaagactttattcaacagtttctcctcttctgtgtcagttttcGACGGACTATCACAAGAGTACAATGACACATTATGTGGTGCTGCTGAAGACTGTTTGCAAgatcaaaaagctcttggatttcatcgacaatatcttaatttgtgttttatgatgaacaaaggtctcacaggtttggaacaacatgatggggGAGTAAAAGggctgggcaaaaaaaaaaaaattgattaatcgtctttttttttaaaaaaggcgTCTATTCAGTATATCGATTCTCAAAAGTTGTGAATCGATCTTTCCCGGTATTCATTTAGGAAACATTTAAAACAAGATCTTATTAATGTATATCTTATCATTGGTCTTCTCCACTAGATGTcaccctcttttttttttaagacagaAAGCCTGTCAGTCACGAACAAAGGAATATGTGTGATTTGCAATGCTCAGGTGAAATGCCATACTAATACTACAAATCTACAGAAACCTTTTACATCATGTGTGAAGGCGCCATTTCCGctattaaatgaatgaatggtGGAAAGCTCAATGCACTGTTTTGTTTAATACACACATTCTAAAGCATGGACAATGCTTGCAGTGTTTTCAGCTTTGACCATATGAACACACAATATCATCTCTGGCTGAGAGTAACTTCATTAGCATTTTACCGtttattttgagaaaactacCATCATATCACATACACAGCAGCTGCGAGTTCTTCACAGCAAACCAtcaagttttgttttacgttaaGAAACTCAGAAATATGTTACTGTTTAGCAGTCTTAAGACTTGATGTAACAACAATGCTACTACTAAAAAAGGTTTAATTTTCCTGTGATCAGGATAAATTTATGTTTTATGCCTTGATCTGATTACCAGAAAAATCAAGATGTACATTTTATAGGGCCccattattgtttaaaaatgcccatatacaaaaaaaaaaaaatatatatatatatatatatatatatatatatatatatatatatatatagttttaaataCAGGCCTGTGGCTCTTAATTTCTTTTAATTCACCATTTGTAAACTGATGTTAactgctcattttttttttttagaaatatcaaTAGCATTTGTATTAAAATTATATTcactaaatgtaataaataattgaGAATGGAATCGAGACTTTGCAAATCAAAAAAGAAATCAGGACATCTGAAACGATGCCTAGCCCTAGTgattaaataatgacaatttttatttttgggtgaaccatccctttaaatgtaTTCTCATCCCACCCCCTTTCTTAGAGTTTACCTCATCCAAATGTCTGACCAAATATTGAATGTCCTTTGTAATAAATACTGGTACTGTGAAATCTTGCACGGTAGGTGACAAACCATGTGACCAGAGATGGAAATGGGCATTTGAAGGCTGGACTAGGACAGTCATGGAGTCATGTGCCACGCACACGATTGCTCCTGCAGAGAATGGAGGATGCAGAAGCATCATCCTTACGAACCGCA
Protein-coding regions in this window:
- the rad51d gene encoding DNA repair protein RAD51 homolog 4 codes for the protein MVILREGICPGINEEFIKALQSEDIKTVEDFVSCNPEELAQKCSLSYKALVAVRRVLLTQYTAFPVSGADLYEELLSSTAILSTGNPSLDKLLDSGLYTGEITELTGSPGSGKTQVCFSVAVNISHQLKKTVLYIDTKGSMCANRLLQMLQTKTPNMEEQTEALQKIKVFRVFDVFSLLACLQHLRSNGLQKASVGGGSVKALMVDSVSAVLSSLLGGKQNEGMSLLMQVAGELKMIAKDFNIAVLVTNHVTRDGNGHLKAGLGQSWSHVPRTRLLLQRMEDAEASSLRTATLTKSSRQACHLVEEFDLCHWSEERRTSNSGKRKLEERSKP